From a region of the Acidobacteriota bacterium genome:
- a CDS encoding PQQ-binding-like beta-propeller repeat protein, which produces MTMPNRPLALASLLLGLAMLAFSPLLSAEQGETLTREVRPFVPVTDEMLRNPDPGDWLMTHRTYDFQTYSPLDEIDRDNVHTLQVAWMRAMDEGPQQTQPLVYDGVMYLANNDDHIQALDATTGDLLWDYRRQLPADLRQYVTLGNRTRNLAIYGNHIYHLTADAHLLALDARTGEVAFDTEMADYRAGITHSTGAMIIDGRVLAGRACFPTEIPARCFISAHDSDTGEELWRVYTAAGADDPGGQTWGNVPTSERMHVSAWGAPGSYDPELGLIYWGIAVPMPYTRIMRRGHWDVGDSTPCELYSNSTVALAVGDGAMEWYYQHLPCDDWDQDFVQERTLIDTVVDPDPEAVMWINPRLAGTAEQRKVAVTMGEPGGLFVLDRETGEFLWGHPLPYESTERFVISDIDPATGQVFINMDLVAREVGDQFVICGHNVKGWWSWSYSPRTGMLYIPINRSCLNQTANDRTVSGTSPRFTQPEPGFEDDGHLTEVRAVDISTGREAWRYTQRAPNAGSTLATAGNVVFHGDLNRRYRAFDAETGEVLWETILGSQITGFPVTYEAGGKQYLTVPVGGAAIFRMSNYAPELEAPMGSNVLVTFALPPSR; this is translated from the coding sequence ATGACGATGCCGAATCGACCGCTTGCGTTGGCGAGCCTGTTGCTCGGACTGGCGATGCTGGCTTTCTCACCCCTGCTGAGCGCGGAGCAGGGCGAGACCCTCACCCGCGAGGTGCGGCCGTTCGTGCCGGTCACCGACGAGATGCTGCGGAACCCCGACCCCGGGGACTGGCTGATGACGCACCGGACGTACGACTTCCAGACCTACAGCCCGCTGGACGAGATCGACCGCGACAACGTGCACACGCTCCAGGTCGCCTGGATGCGGGCGATGGACGAGGGACCGCAGCAGACCCAGCCGCTCGTCTACGACGGGGTGATGTATCTGGCGAACAACGACGATCACATCCAGGCGCTCGACGCGACGACCGGCGACCTGCTCTGGGACTACCGGCGGCAGCTTCCGGCCGACCTGCGCCAGTACGTCACGCTGGGCAACCGGACCCGGAACCTGGCCATCTACGGCAACCACATCTACCACCTGACCGCCGACGCGCACCTGCTGGCGCTGGACGCGCGCACCGGCGAGGTGGCCTTCGACACCGAGATGGCCGACTACCGAGCGGGGATCACCCACTCTACCGGCGCCATGATCATCGACGGCAGGGTGCTCGCCGGGAGGGCCTGCTTCCCCACCGAGATCCCGGCGCGCTGCTTCATCTCGGCCCACGATTCGGACACCGGAGAGGAGCTCTGGCGGGTCTACACGGCGGCCGGCGCGGACGACCCCGGCGGGCAGACGTGGGGCAACGTGCCGACGTCGGAGCGGATGCACGTGTCGGCGTGGGGCGCCCCGGGCAGCTACGATCCGGAGCTCGGCCTCATCTACTGGGGCATCGCCGTCCCGATGCCCTATACCCGCATCATGCGCCGCGGCCACTGGGACGTCGGCGACAGCACGCCCTGCGAGCTGTACTCCAATTCGACGGTGGCCCTCGCCGTCGGCGACGGCGCCATGGAGTGGTACTACCAGCACCTCCCCTGCGACGACTGGGACCAGGACTTCGTGCAGGAGCGCACCCTCATCGACACGGTGGTCGACCCCGACCCCGAGGCGGTCATGTGGATCAACCCGCGCCTCGCCGGCACGGCCGAGCAGCGCAAGGTCGCCGTGACGATGGGCGAGCCGGGCGGCCTGTTCGTCCTCGATCGCGAAACCGGCGAGTTCCTGTGGGGGCACCCGCTCCCCTACGAGAGCACGGAGCGGTTCGTCATCAGCGACATCGACCCGGCGACCGGACAGGTCTTCATCAACATGGACCTGGTGGCGCGGGAGGTCGGCGACCAGTTCGTCATCTGCGGGCACAACGTCAAGGGCTGGTGGTCGTGGTCGTACAGCCCGCGGACCGGCATGCTCTACATCCCGATCAACCGGTCCTGCCTGAACCAGACCGCCAACGACCGGACCGTCTCGGGCACGAGCCCGCGGTTCACGCAGCCCGAGCCGGGCTTCGAGGACGACGGCCACCTGACCGAGGTGCGGGCCGTGGACATCTCGACCGGGCGCGAGGCGTGGCGCTACACGCAGCGGGCGCCGAACGCCGGGTCGACGCTCGCCACGGCCGGCAACGTGGTCTTCCACGGGGACCTGAACCGCCGCTACCGCGCCTTCGACGCCGAGACCGGCGAGGTGCTGTGGGAGACGATTCTGGGCAGCCAGATCACCGGCTTTCCGGTCACCTACGAGGCGGGCGGGAAGCAGTACCTCACCGTGCCGGTGGGCGGTGCGGCGATATTTCGCATGAGCAACTACGCGCCGGAGCTGGAGGCGCCGATGGGCAGCAACGTGCTGGTCACGTTCGCGCTGCCGCCGTCGCGATGA
- a CDS encoding aminotransferase class I/II-fold pyridoxal phosphate-dependent enzyme — MGPARIGNHRGRVMRIPPFELERFQSLHEHRVEINLTESGVEPLEVGELLGPDAAGLLLDQPLAYTQSNGTPELRAAVAATLPGAAEHHVLVANGGAEANFVACWRLIEPGDEVVVMQPNYGQVQGLAEGFGAIVRPWPLREERAQPSPRWAPDVDELRALVSARTKLVAICNPNNPTGARLTEAEVAAVCEIAGRHGAWVLSDEIYRGVEHDGVETPSVWGRTERVIVTGGLSKAYGLPGLRIGWAIAAEDMAAELWSRRDYTTIAPSALSDRLARHALVPARRTALLERTRRLIAANFPIVGAWLDAHAGNLAWVPPEAGAIGFVRYGHDIGSTALADRLRQTAGVLVVPGDHFGLDGWLRIGCGGRAASLREGLARLDRVLADLPQRAARFPAGADAAG; from the coding sequence ATGGGGCCGGCGAGGATAGGGAACCACCGAGGTCGAGTCATGAGAATCCCCCCCTTCGAGCTCGAGCGCTTCCAGTCGCTCCACGAGCACCGGGTCGAGATCAACCTGACGGAGAGCGGCGTGGAGCCGCTGGAAGTGGGCGAGCTGCTCGGCCCGGACGCCGCCGGACTGCTGCTGGACCAGCCGCTCGCCTACACCCAGTCCAACGGGACGCCCGAGCTGCGCGCCGCCGTCGCGGCAACCCTCCCCGGCGCCGCCGAGCACCACGTGCTCGTCGCCAACGGCGGCGCCGAGGCCAACTTCGTCGCCTGCTGGCGCCTGATCGAGCCGGGCGACGAGGTCGTGGTGATGCAGCCGAACTACGGGCAGGTGCAGGGCCTGGCCGAGGGGTTCGGCGCCATCGTCCGGCCCTGGCCGCTGCGCGAGGAGCGCGCCCAGCCGTCACCCCGCTGGGCGCCCGACGTCGACGAGCTGCGCGCGCTGGTGTCGGCTCGCACGAAGCTCGTCGCCATCTGCAACCCGAACAACCCGACCGGGGCGCGGCTGACCGAGGCCGAGGTGGCGGCGGTCTGCGAGATTGCGGGCCGTCACGGCGCCTGGGTGTTGTCCGACGAGATCTACCGCGGCGTCGAGCACGACGGCGTCGAGACCCCGAGCGTGTGGGGCCGGACCGAGCGGGTGATCGTCACCGGGGGCCTGTCGAAGGCCTACGGCCTGCCCGGCCTGCGCATCGGCTGGGCGATCGCCGCCGAGGACATGGCCGCCGAACTCTGGAGCCGCCGCGACTACACGACGATTGCCCCGAGTGCGCTGAGCGACCGGCTCGCCCGCCACGCCCTGGTCCCGGCCCGCCGGACGGCCCTGCTGGAGCGCACCCGGCGGCTGATCGCCGCCAACTTCCCGATCGTCGGCGCCTGGCTCGACGCGCACGCCGGGAATCTGGCGTGGGTGCCCCCCGAGGCCGGGGCGATCGGATTCGTCCGGTACGGCCACGACATCGGATCGACCGCGCTCGCCGACCGTCTCCGGCAGACCGCCGGCGTGCTGGTGGTTCCCGGCGACCACTTCGGCCTCGACGGCTGGCTGCGGATCGGTTGCGGCGGCCGCGCCGCGTCCCTGCGGGAAGGACTCGCCCGGCTCGACCGCGTGCTGGCCGATCTGCCGCAACGGGCCGCCCGGTTCCCGGCCGGCGCCGACGCCGCGGGATAG
- a CDS encoding CoA transferase: MTEKQSATPGALDGVTVLDLTRVLSGPYCTMMLADMGARVIKVEQPGKGDDTRAWGPPFQDGESAYFMSINRNKESVTLNLKHPGGRKVLDALIERADVLVENFRPGTLDRMGLGYADLSERRPDLVYCSISGFGQTGPRRREPGYDAVMQGEGGLMSITGAPDGPGYRLGVAIADIASGMFSAYGVAVALLARHRTGRGQLVDVGMLDSVAALLTYQAGIYFATGTPPGKLGNLHPTITPYETLEAADGDLVVAAGNDQLWRTFCGVLGLEALADDPRFRTNKDRVGAREALRPLLVERLRTRPAAEWLAELKAAGVPCGGVRDFEQVLTDPQIVERAMVIALEHPVAGAIRQLGVPVKLGDTPGAVRTPPPVLGQHTSAILGELGYSAAEIERLANDGAV, translated from the coding sequence ATGACAGAGAAGCAGTCCGCTACGCCCGGCGCCCTCGACGGCGTGACCGTGCTCGACCTGACCCGCGTGCTCTCCGGCCCCTACTGCACGATGATGCTCGCCGACATGGGCGCCCGCGTCATCAAGGTGGAGCAGCCGGGCAAGGGCGACGACACCCGCGCCTGGGGACCGCCGTTCCAGGACGGCGAGAGCGCCTACTTCATGAGCATCAACCGGAACAAGGAGAGCGTCACCCTCAACCTGAAGCATCCGGGCGGACGCAAGGTGCTGGACGCGCTGATCGAGCGGGCCGACGTCCTGGTCGAGAACTTCCGGCCGGGCACCCTGGACCGGATGGGGCTGGGCTACGCGGATCTCTCCGAGCGGAGGCCGGACCTCGTCTACTGCTCCATCTCCGGCTTCGGCCAGACCGGCCCCCGGCGGCGGGAACCGGGCTACGACGCGGTCATGCAGGGCGAAGGCGGCCTGATGAGCATTACCGGCGCGCCCGACGGCCCCGGCTACCGGCTGGGAGTGGCCATCGCCGACATCGCTTCGGGGATGTTCTCGGCCTACGGCGTCGCCGTCGCCCTGCTCGCCCGGCACCGCACCGGCCGCGGGCAGCTCGTCGACGTGGGCATGCTGGACTCGGTGGCGGCGCTGCTTACCTACCAGGCGGGCATCTACTTCGCCACCGGCACGCCGCCGGGCAAGCTCGGCAACCTGCACCCGACGATCACGCCCTACGAGACCCTCGAGGCCGCCGACGGCGATCTGGTCGTCGCGGCCGGCAACGATCAGCTCTGGCGGACGTTCTGCGGGGTGCTCGGCCTGGAGGCGCTGGCCGACGATCCGCGGTTCCGCACCAACAAGGACCGGGTCGGCGCGCGGGAAGCCTTGCGTCCGCTGCTGGTCGAGCGGCTGCGCACGCGGCCGGCCGCGGAGTGGCTGGCGGAGCTGAAGGCGGCCGGGGTCCCCTGCGGCGGCGTTCGCGATTTCGAGCAGGTGCTGACCGACCCGCAGATCGTCGAGCGCGCGATGGTAATCGCACTGGAGCATCCGGTGGCCGGCGCCATCCGCCAGCTCGGCGTCCCGGTCAAGCTGGGCGACACGCCGGGGGCGGTTCGCACGCCGCCCCCGGTGCTGGGACAGCACACGAGCGCCATTCTCGGCGAGCTCGGGTACTCGGCAGCGGAAATCGAGCGGCTGGCGAACGACGGCGCGGTCTGA